DNA from Bacteroides zoogleoformans:
GAATCATGCGCGCCGTGTTCCCGCCTATGCCCGATACGGAGATGAGCAGCAGAAACAGTTCCCGTTCTTGTTTGTCGGCAAAGCCATAGAGCGTGTAGGCATCTTCGCGTATGGCCTCGTGTATGTAGAGCTTGCATTCTTTTTTGCCCTGTATGGCGGCGTATGTGTTTAAGGAGATATTGATGCCATATCCCAATCCGTTGCAGTCTATCACTGCGGTAGCCGGTCTCAGTTCGGCTATTTCGCCTTTGATGTATTCTATCATAATCCTATCCTTTTGTATTCTATATCTTATCACCTGCGAATGTAAGCATTATTATCGGAATTCCGGTCACAAAAAAGAGAAAGCGATGTAAAACTTTGAGGCTTCTTGTAGATGAATGTGAACTAAAAAGCTTACTTTTGCGCCTATAAAGTAGAAAACTGATAAATAAAAACAATAAAAAGATGAAAAAGGTAAGAGCAGCTGTTGTGGGGTATGGCAATATCGGTCGTTACGTACTTGAGGCCCTGCAGGCAGCCTCCGATTTTGAGATTGCCGGTGTGGTACGTCGTTCCGGCGCCGATGATTGCCCTGCGGAACTGAGGGAATATCCCGTCGTAAAGACCGTCAAAGAGTTGCGGAATGTAGATGTGGCTATCCTTTGTACGCCTACCCGCAAGGTCGAGGAATATGCGAAAGAGTTTCTGGCTTTAGGCGTCCGTACGGTAGACAGTTTTGATGTCCATGCGGGTATTCCGGCTTTGCGCCGCACGCTCGATGCGGTGGCCAAGGCACACGATACGGTGGCTGTCATATCGGCCGGTTGGGATCCGGGAAGCGACTCCATTGTCCGTGCATTGCTCGAGGCCATCGCCCCCAAAGGCATTACTTATACGAATTTCGGCCCGGGCATGAGCATGGGGCATACGGTAGCCGTAAAGGCCGTCGAGGGGGTGAAGGCGGCTCTTTCCATGACCATTCCTACCGGGACCGGCATCCATCGCCGCATGGTGTACATCGAACTGAAAGAAGGTTATGATTTCGGCAAGGTGGCCGCCGCCATCAAGGCCGACCCCTATTTTGTGAATGACGAGACGCACGTCAAGCTTGTTCCGAGCGTGGATGCCTTGCTCGATATGGGGCATGGTGTAAACCTGACCCGCAAAGGGGTG
Protein-coding regions in this window:
- a CDS encoding diaminopimelate dehydrogenase is translated as MKKVRAAVVGYGNIGRYVLEALQAASDFEIAGVVRRSGADDCPAELREYPVVKTVKELRNVDVAILCTPTRKVEEYAKEFLALGVRTVDSFDVHAGIPALRRTLDAVAKAHDTVAVISAGWDPGSDSIVRALLEAIAPKGITYTNFGPGMSMGHTVAVKAVEGVKAALSMTIPTGTGIHRRMVYIELKEGYDFGKVAAAIKADPYFVNDETHVKLVPSVDALLDMGHGVNLTRKGVSGKTQNQLFEFNMRINNPALTAQILVCAARAAMRRQPGCYTMIEIPVIDLLPGEREEWIAHLV